In Dehalococcoidales bacterium, one genomic interval encodes:
- a CDS encoding PQQ-binding-like beta-propeller repeat protein yields the protein LIPLSIAFLGLYTFTDVMARPSQGINSDSAPGEWAMFRHDLSRSGSNDPGGPLPQGTLKWVFSTPAPIDSSPVVADGTVYVGSRDFKFYAVDTATGTKRWEYQTSGWVTSSAAVVNGVAYFGSNDGRLYALNADSGEKLWDFKTQYAISSSPAVAGGIVYFGADDFHIYALDAATGIKLWDFEAEAPIVSSPVVANGILYVGSSDFGYALNALTGKPRLRFKAYYTVVSSPAVLNEVIYFTNSYGYLFALNGNARNWPRENELTPYWLQLWFMGIPGVPFPPPQSGFLWGLIVDRAVISSPVVMNDTIYTSSNNKLFAIDLQKQEKRWEFETTATIGSLGSPPAVLNTTLYIASKDGWLLALDTASGAKLWDIPVGEGSTSSPTVADGTIYIGSLDGNLYAIK from the coding sequence CGATGTTTCGCCATGACTTGAGCCGCTCCGGCAGTAACGACCCCGGTGGACCCTTACCGCAAGGGACGCTGAAATGGGTTTTCTCGACGCCGGCTCCAATAGACTCATCGCCGGTAGTTGCGGATGGCACTGTCTATGTCGGCTCAAGGGATTTCAAGTTCTACGCCGTAGATACCGCCACTGGCACCAAACGCTGGGAATACCAAACGAGTGGCTGGGTGACCTCCTCAGCGGCAGTGGTCAATGGTGTCGCCTATTTCGGCTCAAATGACGGCAGGCTCTACGCCCTTAACGCCGATAGCGGTGAAAAACTGTGGGACTTCAAAACTCAATATGCGATTTCGTCTTCGCCGGCGGTAGCCGGTGGCATCGTTTATTTTGGCGCTGACGATTTTCATATCTATGCCCTGGACGCGGCAACGGGCATAAAGCTCTGGGATTTCGAAGCGGAAGCACCTATCGTCTCATCACCGGTAGTGGCCAACGGTATCCTTTACGTAGGGTCGAGTGACTTCGGCTATGCCTTAAACGCATTGACCGGAAAACCACGCCTTCGTTTTAAGGCATACTATACGGTGGTATCTTCTCCGGCGGTACTCAATGAAGTAATTTATTTCACCAACTCTTACGGCTACTTATTCGCCCTGAATGGCAATGCCCGGAATTGGCCCAGAGAGAATGAGCTTACTCCTTACTGGCTGCAACTATGGTTTATGGGTATACCCGGAGTGCCTTTCCCCCCACCCCAATCCGGCTTTCTCTGGGGACTCATCGTAGATAGAGCCGTCATTTCCTCTCCCGTAGTGATGAATGACACCATCTACACCAGTTCCAACAACAAGCTATTCGCTATTGACCTTCAGAAACAAGAAAAACGCTGGGAATTCGAAACTACCGCGACGATAGGTTCCCTCGGTTCCCCACCCGCCGTGTTAAATACCACACTCTACATCGCTAGCAAAGACGGATGGCTCCTGGCTCTGGATACCGCCAGCGGTGCTAAGCTCTGGGACATCCCCGTTGGAGAGGGGAGTACATCATCCCCCACCGTAGCTGACGGAACGATTTATATCGGCTCGCTTGACGGTAACCTCTACGCCATCAAATAG
- a CDS encoding F0F1 ATP synthase subunit epsilon, translating into MAGIRLDVVTAERVVYSAEVDVVIAPGIEGQLGILPHHAPLMTTLLAGELRMRQGGEEHSLAISGGFLEVRPDRVIVLAESAERDEEIDLARAEEAKRRAQERLIHPTPEVDIARAEAALRRAVARLKVAERRRRRLQRI; encoded by the coding sequence ATGGCTGGTATCAGACTGGATGTTGTTACTGCGGAACGGGTGGTCTATTCGGCCGAGGTGGATGTGGTTATTGCGCCGGGTATTGAGGGTCAGCTGGGTATCCTGCCCCATCATGCCCCTTTGATGACCACCTTGCTGGCCGGGGAGCTGCGTATGAGGCAAGGCGGAGAGGAGCATTCTTTAGCTATTTCTGGCGGTTTCCTTGAGGTGCGTCCGGACAGGGTTATCGTTCTGGCGGAATCGGCGGAAAGAGACGAGGAAATTGATTTAGCTCGCGCTGAGGAGGCCAAACGGCGTGCTCAAGAGAGGCTTATTCATCCCACTCCCGAGGTTGATATCGCGCGGGCTGAAGCGGCACTACGCCGCGCTGTAGCTCGCCTTAAGGTGGCGGAGAGAAGGAGAAGAAGACTCCAAAGGATATAA
- the atpD gene encoding F0F1 ATP synthase subunit beta, with the protein MAKGKVVQVIGTVVDIEFPPDALPGLYHAIEIKGDGSKIVLEAQGHIGNNWVRCLALSPTDGLARGTEAVDTGAPVTVPVGRATLGRLFNVVGEALDNLGEVKAEERWSIHRPPPTLLEQETTTQMLETGLKVVDLITPFTRGGKVGAYGGAGVGKTVIIMELIRNIATEHGGFSVFTGIGERSREGNDLWHEMKASGVIDKTVMVFGQMNEPPAVRLRVGLTGLTMAEYFRDVEHQDVLLFIDNIYRYTLAGMEVSALLGRMPSAVGYQPTLATEVGELEERITSTKKGSITSFQAVYVPADDYTDPGVVTTFGHLDAVIALERSIAEQGLYPAVDPLTSNSRILAPDIVGEEHYRVAREVQQVLQRYKDLQDVIAILGIEELSDEDKLTVARARRIQRFLSQPMFVTEIFTGRPGKYVSIAETVRGFKEILEGKHDALPEQAFYMVGTIDDAVEQAKKMGA; encoded by the coding sequence ATGGCAGCAAGATTGTCCTTGAAGCCCAGGGACATATCGGCAATAACTGGGTGCGCTGTCTGGCGTTATCACCGACCGACGGGCTGGCACGGGGTACCGAAGCTGTGGATACCGGGGCACCGGTGACGGTACCGGTAGGCCGAGCGACCCTCGGGCGCCTGTTTAATGTTGTCGGTGAGGCATTAGACAATCTTGGTGAGGTTAAAGCTGAGGAGCGCTGGTCAATCCACCGTCCTCCGCCGACGCTCCTGGAACAAGAAACTACTACCCAGATGCTGGAGACCGGGCTCAAGGTTGTTGACCTGATTACTCCCTTCACCAGGGGTGGTAAGGTGGGGGCTTATGGTGGGGCGGGAGTGGGTAAGACGGTGATTATTATGGAGCTAATCCGCAATATTGCCACTGAGCATGGCGGTTTCTCTGTTTTTACCGGTATCGGTGAGAGGTCGCGCGAGGGTAATGACCTGTGGCATGAAATGAAGGCTTCCGGGGTGATTGATAAGACGGTGATGGTCTTTGGTCAGATGAATGAACCACCGGCGGTTCGCCTGCGCGTGGGGTTGACGGGATTAACGATGGCAGAGTATTTCCGTGATGTCGAGCATCAAGACGTTTTGCTCTTTATCGATAATATTTACCGCTATACCTTAGCCGGTATGGAAGTGTCAGCGCTGCTGGGACGGATGCCCTCAGCCGTGGGTTATCAGCCTACTTTAGCTACCGAGGTTGGCGAACTGGAGGAGAGGATTACCTCGACGAAGAAAGGCTCGATAACCTCGTTCCAGGCTGTTTACGTTCCGGCGGATGATTATACTGACCCGGGAGTGGTAACTACCTTCGGTCACCTTGATGCCGTTATTGCCCTGGAGAGGTCCATTGCCGAGCAGGGCTTATATCCGGCGGTTGACCCGCTAACCTCAAATTCGCGGATACTGGCTCCTGATATTGTCGGCGAGGAGCACTATCGGGTCGCTCGTGAAGTGCAGCAGGTGCTGCAGCGCTATAAAGACCTCCAGGATGTCATCGCCATTCTGGGCATTGAGGAACTTAGTGATGAGGATAAACTTACTGTCGCCCGGGCTCGTCGAATACAAAGATTCTTGTCTCAACCGATGTTTGTCACCGAGATTTTTACCGGCAGGCCGGGGAAGTATGTATCAATAGCGGAGACAGTGCGTGGCTTTAAGGAGATTCTGGAAGGTAAACATGATGCTCTGCCGGAACAAGCCTTTTATATGGTGGGGACGATAGATGATGCGGTAGAGCAGGCGAAGAAAATGGGGGCATAG